A region of the Candidatus Hydrogenedentota bacterium genome:
TGGGGCCGGGTGCGGGAGCGGCTTTTTGAGGAGGCCCGGGGCGCGATAGTGGTGAATCTTTCGCAGGACGCCATTCCCGCCCAACACGACTGGCTGGAGCGAATCATCGCGCCGCTGCTGGAGAGCGATGCGGGGGTATCCTGCGGCTCGTCCATCCCCGATCCGGAGCGTCACTTTCCCCAGTTTCAGTGGGAGAAGAACGGCTACTACTACTTCACTCGGGAGATCGGGAAATTTACCGCGCGATACGGAAAAGGCCTTTCCTTCGCGAACACGGCGGTCCGGCGGTCGGTTTGGGAATCCCTTCGGGTGGATCCCCAGGCGACGGGGGAAGACTTCGGATTTCAGATCAAGCTCCACCGGGCGGGGGTCGCCATCGCGTTCCCAATGGACGCCCCGGTGTTGCACCACCACTATTACACGCTGCGGGGCGTGTACCGGCGCTGCCGCAACGAGGGCCTGGCGCTGCGGGAGATGGGCTGCGCCTATAATGAGGCGAATCTCGCAGCGGACTTGCTGAGTCCAAAGAAGTATGTACAGTGGCTGCGAGAGGTGAAGCGGGGGAGCCTGAGGAGCGGAGCCGAGTGGCTCTATCCGGTGCTGCGCCCCGTGGCGGTCTACCTGGGCAGCCGATTTGCCCGGAAGATGGTGTGGTACTGATGGCGACGGACAACCCGATCCAGAAATTCTACGAAAGCAATCCGCGGATGGTCAGTTCGCCCTTCGGCGGGATTGAAGGAATCAATACCGAGTTGCTGAACGAGGTGCTGGCGGCGCTGGATATCGACTTTTCCGGCAAGCGGGTGCTGGACGTGGGGTGCGGTCGGGGATACATCGACGCCGTGGTAGAGGCCCAAGGCGGTCAGTATGTGGGTGCGGATTTTGTAATCAGCCGGGGGGGATTCCCGCTGGTGCAGGCGGATGCGGCCCGGCTGCCTTTTTCCGACGAGGTTTTTGACGTGTTGCTGTGCGTGGATGCGTCGGAGCATTTCCCCGATCCGGCGGGCGCGGCGCGGGAGTTTTTCCGGGTGTTGAAGCCGGGCGGGGTGTTCTTCCTGAGCGCGCCAAACTATGGCAACGTGGCGGGCGTGGTGAAGTGGGCCTGCGAGGGCATGGGCTGGTATGAGCCCAACACCTGGGCGCCCTTTGGCCGCTGGCAACCCCAGGAACTGGAGCAGCCGCTGACCCCCGGGTTTATCCGCGAAGTCTACGGCGCGGCGGGCTTCACGGCCATCCGCGCGCTGGGCCACGGCGCGGAGGTGGGTCTGGGGCTCTTTCCGTGGGTGGACCACCCGCGCATGCCGGAGGCGGTGCAATTTCGCCTGCAGCGGCTTTTCGCGCATCTGGGGCCGGCGGTGGCCAAACGGCTACCGTCCGCGAGCCTGCATTTGTTCTGGCGCATGGAAAAGGCGAATGCAGACTGACTGCCGGAGTTGCTCTGATCTTCCACTATTCTCCGCCAATCTTGCCATTTCCCCCTCCCGTCTGTTTGAATGCACGCATGAACTTTGTCCGCCTCCTGCAGAAACTGAGACTTCGCTACGGCTCGCCGGCTACTGTGATCCGCACCTTGCGGTCCATGGGCGTTCGCGTGGGCGAGGGCTGTCGCATTTACGCGACGGATTTCGGGAGCGAACCGTGGCTCATCAAGATCGGCAACCGGGTCTGTATTTCCAATGATGTCACCTTTGTGAACCACGGTTTGAACTGGCCTTTTCAAGAAAAGTACGAATCCCTCACTGGTTTTGGCCCCATTGAGATCAAGGACAACTGCCAGATTGGGGTTCGGGCGACCATCCTGCCCCATGTGACGATTGGGCCGAACAGCATCGTGGGGGCGGGCAGCGTGGTGACCAAATCGGTACCGCCGGACGTGGTGGTGGCGGGCAATCCGGCGCGGGTGATCTGCACGATGGCGGAATACGAGCAGAAGTGCGTGGCACGCCACATCGACATTCCGCCGGACCGCGATGGGGCGCGCAAGGTGCTGGAGGCCCGATTCTGGGGCGGGGACGAAAAAGCATGAGGCTGGCGGTCCTGATGGGCAACCGATGCAGCCCCTGGCACCTGGCGGTGATGAAGCACTTGCCCGGCGCGCCGGAGGTGGTGGCCTTTCGCGCGGATTCCGAGATTCAGCGTTTCTTCGGGGAGCGGGGCGCGGACAATAGCGCCATCACGATGCGACCGATCTACTTTGATTATCAGGCGGGCCCGGTTTGGAAGCGCCTGCCCAATCTATTGACGATGCGCTATCGCAACCGCGCGCCGCGACTCCTGCCCTTTCACGAGCAACTGCGCGACTTCGACGTGATCCATACGTGGGAACTTTTCACCGATTGGACGGAAGAAGCCCTTGAAGCGAAGCGGAAGTGGGGCATTCCCGTGTGTGTCATGGTGTGGGACAATATCCCCTTCAACAACGAGAACACGGAAGTCCTTCGTGCGCGCAAAGCGCGGTGCATCGCCGAGGCGGATCGCTTCGTGGTTCATACGGAGCGCTCGCGGCGCACGCTGATTCTGGAGGGGGCGGCGCCGGAAAAAATAACGCTGATTGATCACGGCCTCGACCTGGAGCGCTTTCATCCCGGCCCGGGCGACCGGGCGGCGCTGGGTCTCGCGGCGGACGAGTTTGTAATCCTCTTTGTAGGCTGGCTGTTGCCCCGAAAGGGGCTGGATTTTCTGCTGCTGGCCTTGCGGGAACTGGCTGATCGCCCCGAGTTCTCCTCGGTGAAGTTTCGGCTGGTCGTCGTGGGATCCGGACCCGGCCGGGAGCGGGTCGAGCGCCTGACCCGGCGCCTGGGACTTTCCGAACACTGCTCGTTTATCGGTTCACGGCCCTACGACACCATGCCGGAGGTCTTCCGGAGTTCGGATGTGTTTGTGCTCCCGAGTATCGCCACAGACACGTGGCAGGAG
Encoded here:
- a CDS encoding methyltransferase domain-containing protein produces the protein MVLMATDNPIQKFYESNPRMVSSPFGGIEGINTELLNEVLAALDIDFSGKRVLDVGCGRGYIDAVVEAQGGQYVGADFVISRGGFPLVQADAARLPFSDEVFDVLLCVDASEHFPDPAGAAREFFRVLKPGGVFFLSAPNYGNVAGVVKWACEGMGWYEPNTWAPFGRWQPQELEQPLTPGFIREVYGAAGFTAIRALGHGAEVGLGLFPWVDHPRMPEAVQFRLQRLFAHLGPAVAKRLPSASLHLFWRMEKANAD
- a CDS encoding glycosyltransferase family 2 protein, with translation MSEAPEITIGIPCRNGGIILRRALAQVFAQETSRPFEVIALDSGSTDGTLEALAKYPVRVIAIDQAHFDWGRVRERLFEEARGAIVVNLSQDAIPAQHDWLERIIAPLLESDAGVSCGSSIPDPERHFPQFQWEKNGYYYFTREIGKFTARYGKGLSFANTAVRRSVWESLRVDPQATGEDFGFQIKLHRAGVAIAFPMDAPVLHHHYYTLRGVYRRCRNEGLALREMGCAYNEANLAADLLSPKKYVQWLREVKRGSLRSGAEWLYPVLRPVAVYLGSRFARKMVWY
- a CDS encoding acyltransferase, whose product is MNFVRLLQKLRLRYGSPATVIRTLRSMGVRVGEGCRIYATDFGSEPWLIKIGNRVCISNDVTFVNHGLNWPFQEKYESLTGFGPIEIKDNCQIGVRATILPHVTIGPNSIVGAGSVVTKSVPPDVVVAGNPARVICTMAEYEQKCVARHIDIPPDRDGARKVLEARFWGGDEKA
- a CDS encoding glycosyltransferase family 4 protein, with translation MRLAVLMGNRCSPWHLAVMKHLPGAPEVVAFRADSEIQRFFGERGADNSAITMRPIYFDYQAGPVWKRLPNLLTMRYRNRAPRLLPFHEQLRDFDVIHTWELFTDWTEEALEAKRKWGIPVCVMVWDNIPFNNENTEVLRARKARCIAEADRFVVHTERSRRTLILEGAAPEKITLIDHGLDLERFHPGPGDRAALGLAADEFVILFVGWLLPRKGLDFLLLALRELADRPEFSSVKFRLVVVGSGPGRERVERLTRRLGLSEHCSFIGSRPYDTMPEVFRSSDVFVLPSIATDTWQEQFGMALMEAMACGVPALTTYSGAIPEIVEDAALLCQPNDFVSLTEQLARLVREPELRSSLAEKGAALARRRYDLKDYAAGLGAVYMGLVNAKMV